The Veillonellaceae bacterium region GCCTTTAGGCATACCCATTATGCCCAAATCGCGGACGGCCGGCTCACTGCATGAGTTGGCGCAGCCTGATACACCAATCTTGAATTTAGAGGGCAGATCCAGGCCATGATACTTTTTATCAATTTCAAAACCTAGCGTGACAGCATCCTGCTGGGCACGCTTACAAAAATGGGTAGCCGGGCAGATTCTAATGCTACGCACACAAAGCCCGATAGCATGGCCTTTAGGCATGCCCAGTTCGTCCCATACCTGATCAACTTTATCCTCCTCGATACCAACAATAGCAATACGCTGCGAGCTGGTAATTTTCATAGCCTGGGCTCCATATTTCTCGGCCGCATCGACCATTTTTCGTAAAATATTAAAGTCTAGGATAACGCCGCCTGGAATATGGGGCGCGATAGCGTATGTTTTTTTATCACGCTGCAGCACAGCGCCTTTGTCCAACATGTCACGTTTTGTTTCATTAGTGCCTTCCATATATAAAGACCTCCTTATAATTTAGCATTAATTTCCCCTAATTCCACATCTTATATGATGTACCAAAATTATTTTTATAATTCTATTAAACAGCTTTACTTTCAAACAGTTTAATAGTATATTAGAAGTGGCCCAGTAAATAGACCCAGTGAGGTTAGCTATCCGTCCTTCTCAAACTGTATCCGGAATGGGAAGACCGCGCGATTACCCATTAGCTATTTGGGCAATACAATTGAGGAGGCTATTTAATATGGCTCAAGACAAAACTTTAACTTGCCGTGATTGCGGCGC contains the following coding sequences:
- a CDS encoding NAD(P)/FAD-dependent oxidoreductase; protein product: MEGTNETKRDMLDKGAVLQRDKKTYAIAPHIPGGVILDFNILRKMVDAAEKYGAQAMKITSSQRIAIVGIEEDKVDQVWDELGMPKGHAIGLCVRSIRICPATHFCKRAQQDAVTLGFEIDKKYHGLDLPSKFKIGVSGCANSCSEPAVRDLGIMGMPKGYTIFIGGNAGIIPRIGDKLAENVPQEQVLPIVDKIFAYYKENAKAYERLGRMIDRIGFKKVQEDIMS